The nucleotide sequence CAATTACTCACACAGGTGGTGGCCTGAATAGTATGCCGGTCCACTCAGGGAAAATTGACGGACATCCCGCGGTGCTAAGGGTGTTGAGAGACACTGGGTGCAGTGGAGTTGTTATTAGGAAGGACTTGGTTGATCCGGCCCGTTACTTAGGAACGACTCAGCGATGTACCCTCATAGATGGATCGACCTTGACAGTTCCGATGGCTGCAGTGGCCGTTGACACACCCTTCTATAAGGGGAAGGTTGAGGCGATGTGCATGGAGAAGCCGTTGTATGACATCATAATTGGTAACATCGAAGGGGCAAGGGAACCCGGAGACCCGGATCTCGATTGGACAGTTGCAGCGGTATTGACTCGAGCACAGAAAAAGCGTGAGAAGATGGATTTGAAGCCACTTAGAGTACCGAAAATAGTTGGTGACCTGGAAGACAAGGAAATATTCCGGATCGAACAGGCAACTGATCCTTCACTTACCAAGTTCCACCAATATGCAAAGGATGGAACGCAAAAGCGGAACAAGTATGGGGCGGTGACATCTTACAGATATAAGAAATCGCTGTTGTATCGAAAGTTTGTTTCGCCAAGAGTGGACAATGGAAAGGAGTATCTTCAGCTCCTGCTGCCAGTGAAGTTCCGTGTCAAGGTGATGTACTTGGCCCATGACTCTCTCATGGCAGGGCATTTAGGCCGCAGGAAGACCTATCATCGAGTATTGGACGAGTTCTACTGGCCTGGGATACAGTCAGAAGTGACTCGTTACTGCCGTTCCTGTGACCTATGCCAGCGCTTTATCCCGAAGGGCAGGGTTCTAAAGGTACCACTAGGAAAGATGCCGTTGATGGGTTCACCTTTTGAGCGTGTGGCTCTGGATTTGATTGGACCCCTGTTTCCGCCAACTGACAGAGGCAACCGCTACATCCTTACATTCATGGACTACGCAACCAGGTACCCGGAAGCAATCGCACTACCTAAGATTGAGACAGAACGGGTGGCGGAGGCTTTAGTTGATATTTACAGTCGACTGGGTGTGGCTGAAGAAATACTGACCGACTTAGGTTCGCAGTTTATCGCTGATTTGATGAAGGAAGTGAGCAGACTACTATCTTTCCAGCGAACTACAACTACACCATACCATCCCCAGTGTAATGGCTTGGTGGAGAAGTTCAATGGAACGCTCAAGCAGATGCTCAAGAAAATGTGTGCTGAGCGTCCGAAGGATTGGGATAGATATATCAACCCTCTGCTATTTGCCTACCGAGAAGTTCCGCAAGATAGTACCGGATTTTCCCCATTTGAACTCCTGTACGGACGGTCAGTGCGGGGACCACTGTCTATACTTAGACAGTTATGGTCACAAGAGGACTTGGACCAGGAGGTGAAAACTACATACCAGTACGTGTTCGATCTGAGGAACCGTCTGGAGGAGACATTGAAGTTGGCACAAGACAATCTGAAGGGGGCAGCCAAGAAACAGAAGCAGTATTTTGACAAGCGCACTAGAGTACGCCAGATGAGTGAGGGTGATGAGGCGTTGGTACTGTTACCCATTAACGCCAACAAGCTGCTGATGCAATGGCGAGGCCCTTACAAGGTTGTTAAGAAGATTAATGCCATGGACTATAGACTGATGATGGATGGGAAAGAGAGGACCTTCCACATAAACATGTTGAAGCAATATATTCCACGTGCACGAGATCAAGTTGCAGTTGTAGTGGAGGATGGAGAAGAGCAGTGCGCTGTGGTTTTAGAGAGTGTTGAGGCAGAACCCCCAGAGGTAGAGACTCAGCTACCAAGGTTAGAGGACCAAGTGGTGGACAAAGTGGGTGAAACCATGGAAGATGTCCACATCTGTGGTGATTTGAGGCCAGAACAGATTGAGGAGGTAAAGGAGATACTGTGTAGCTATCAAGATGTACTAACTGATTCACCAGGGAGGACTACAGTGTTGAGTCATGATGTCCGATTGACCACGTCAGATCCGGTGAGAGTTCGCCCCTACCCTATTCCATTTAGCATGGTTGAGGTTGTGAAGCATGCGATCGAGAATATGTTGGATATGGGAGTAATCGAGCCATGTGATTCACCTTACTCATCACCAGTCGTGATCGTGAAGAAGAAAGACGGGAGCAACAGGTTTTGCATCGACTTTCGTCGGATAAACCAGATCACAGTGTTCGACCCCGAGCCCATGGCTGATGTTGAGAGTATTTTTGCAAAACTGGCTGGTTGTAAATATATATCCAAGTTTGACCTCTCAAAAGGTTACTGGCAGGTCCCTCTTACGGAGCAAGCGAAAGAAGTGTCATCATTCTCAGTGCCATTCGGCCATTTTCGGTTCAAAGTCATGCCATTCGGAATGGTAAATGCCCCCGCGACATTCAATAGACTGATGAGGGTTGTGTTAAAGGGAGCGGAGAGTGCGGACAACTTCATGGATGACGTTATGTTAGGGACGATCCCTTGGTCTGAGCACCTAAGGGCAATCGTGGACTTACTCACAAGACTACGAGATGCTGGCTTGACGGCAAGACCCTCAAAGATATATATTGGATACTCCAGCCTAGACTGTCTTGGACATGTAGTGGGTAATGATTCATTGGCACCCATGTTAGATAAACTGGAGGCTATTGAGCAGGCTCCAGTTCCAACCACGAAGAAACAGGTTCGGTCTTTCCTGGGCTTGTCTGGATTCTACCGGAAGTTCATACCTCATTACTCCGAATTGGCATCACCACTTACGGACTTGACAAAGAAGGGACAACCAAATAAAGTTGGATGGTCCGAAGTTCAGGAAACAGCCTTTCGCAAGTTGAAACGGGCGCTTTGTTCAAAGCCCATTCTGAGACTACCAGCATTGAATGAGATGTTTATTCTTCGGACAGACGCGTCTGACAAGGGACTTGGTGCTGTGCTGCTGCAAGTAGTGGATGGCGTGAAGTTACCCATTGCCTATGCCAGTAAAAAGTTACTGCCCAGAGAACAGAACTATGCAACTGTTGAGTTGGAGTGCTTAGCGGTGGTGTGGGGTGTTCACAAGTTCCACAGGTATCTATATGGAGTTGAGTTCATTTTGGAGACAGATCACCAACCTCTGACgtttctgaaaagaaacaaggcTAGTAACAGTAGACTCATGAGGTGGGCACTGTTGTTGCAGCCCTATCGGTTCAATGTGAGAGCCATTAGGGGGGTTGACAACGTAGGAGCTGATTACCTTAGTCGGACTTAGAGAAACTGTCTCGAATCTGAATTCTGCGAAAAAGTTGAATctttttgagatccccttttttCCCCTGAGATGGGGGATATGTAACGAATTGACCGATGACCGACCATGGTGAATAATTATGGTGTTGTAATAGTTGAATGGTGTATATAGGGTATTTTAAGAGTTGAATGGTGCTATTGTGTGACTGAGTTATTGGGTGAGTGCGttgttgtgtaaatatgttttaagtAGGTTTTAAGGTTGGAGTTTTAGCTCTAGTCAGTAGTAGGGTGGAGTTTAGAATGGTAGGATGTATATTATGGTAGAACGAAGTTGTGGGGtaagtttgttcaaaagttaaccttgtattcgtgtttgatatattgtgattcagatgataagcctggtttctaggctgtttgatatattgtgattcggatgataagtctggtttctaggctgtttgatatattgtgatttggatgataagcctggtttctaggctgtttgatatagtttgattatgatgatataagCCTGGTGCTTGGctgtttgatgtattgtaataagGATGATATAGTGTGGAGTCATTGATCTGTGTTAGATATGTTGATTGAATTGTAATCCCACTTCTATTATATTTGCAGTTCCTCCATTGAGTTATTAAATACACCTGTACCTGACTGAACGTGTCGAGTCTGTTTTATCGTGCGAACCTTTACAGTTAGAGTGTAAGTAAATgggagctgcactgcttttcattcttgttaccacTGCACAGTGAGTCTTTAAccttggactcagaaatttctgGACGGAATGCCTAATGGTATGAATTACTACCACAATTCGTATCaggtttgactttgagacggattatTGCTATACATGATCGAGTCtttgcatgtgataaaaccttacctctagttgatacataagccatcctctagtaatcgttacatctttcctctccaaacatgttgtcttctcactgtgcagtcggcaattATGGCCGCCAGTATGCTCTCGAGTAttgatagttttgcaacttagcaccaaaaagcaaacaaatgcgcaatgacacctcgaccgcatgttgttATCAACAAAACTCGGCTGAATtttttctcgatcatgtgtaaccttcttgtaaaacctgctctgggttgggaccattgtcagttattgccgaaaatatacgataccactatatcaaacacaaggcatgatcatgaccactaggcagtattaataaacgttcattaattcatccaacatcttgacctatttcaatcaaagatctgattggctttttcaaagaacaacatttcaacatgtgagagcatcagaactatttctgtgaagccgaaatagtgcggatattttacaaataatgcaattttataacaagcattattgccggctataaatgtacaagaattacaataaaacacaccgtggcaacaccttgtaTACTTTCATTAGAATTTGTTAATTCGGGTTTTCCGTGAAGCAGGAAACCGCTTTACAACAAGTGGTCTAtttcagccaatcgactgcACGGAGTCGAaagtacaccctgctttatgaaatttggtactatatactatatgtacttcctgtaatcacCTTTGTGTCGTCGACGTTAccgcaatatatatatatatgtttatttttcgtactaggtacaatcagaagtgcatggtgttgaaatatatacagtgctgtaacaagtttgacaaaatatcgatacaaaatgaggacatatAATTTAGTTGTACATGAGGCACTCCAGCGGTAGAATCCCATCAACCGAGGAAGTCACCTAGGATGTACATAAATAGTCTAATATCTCATTGATCTCCTCGGTTGCTAAGAATCCATCACCCGAGTCCCTCATGTGAAGCAACTCTTGAATCTGAGTACACAGAAATGACGATGGGATTTTCCATGACTTTGTAAGACACCGTCTCCTTATCAGATCCATTCTTGGTACACGGTGCCTTGCACTAATTACAGTCAAGGACTTGCCAACAGACGATGTGCTGCCCGCCAGTACCATCTGtgtgcacatgttgaggagtgaATTTGAAGATTGAGTAGAATTAGATATAAAGTTAATGAGGCGCTTTTCAAGGGTTATCATgatgtcataatcatcaatgatagCGGGAATAAGGTTATTGTGGGTTATGGGTGAAATACCGAGAACCCTACGCGCACACTTCCTCCACGCAGTGTAAACACGCTGTATTTGGGGGTGAGCCAAATCCAGCACAGGGCTGCCGTAGAGGGACATACAGAAACTCTTGAATAGACCATATCTCACCACTGCAGAGGCATATTGAAAATGTGCTAGTAATAGATTTGTACGCTTGTACATATCCGATATTGTTGTTTCGATTCTCTCTCCCTCCATATTTGGCCCTATAGGAATTCCGAGATGTATATCATGTAAACTAGGGATCATGTCGATACCATTAAACCGGACCACAATGCCTTCAGTATTCCTTAAGCCAAACACCAGCAGTTTAGATTTTCCAGCATTGAACTTGATCTTGTACTCTTTAGAATAGTCATCACACAGTTTAAGCATTTGTCGCAGAGCCCAGAGCGACGGGGcaagaatgatgacgtcatcggcaTACGCAAAAGCTCCAGCAAAAATATGGCCTACATAGCACCCTACTTTTGAAGTCTTCAGCTTATCTAGTAGTTCCCCAATGTATAAATTGAAAAGGATCGGAGATAACACGCCTCCCTGTTTAACTCCATTAGAAAcagaaaatgagggggaggTATAATCATCCCATCTAATATTCACTCTTTGAATGGTATACAAATTCGCTAGAAAGCGTGAAATAAGGGGGCACAACCCCTTGCGTTGCAATATCCTGAATAACTTGATAAAGTTGATAAAATCGAATGCCTTGGATGCGTCCAGCATTACAGAATACACTGGGGTATcattattgatgtaatatcttATCACCTCTTCCGTAACAAAACTACAAGAAACTGTAGAAAGACCCTTTTTGAATCCAAACTGACTGTCACTTGAAGTCAGAATATCACTATATCTATCAAGAATGATATAATCAAGTACGATACCAATAATACTACTGATGGCAATACCCCGGTAATTATCAGACTGATTTTGCGATTTCCTTACATTTTTAGGGATCGGGATAACGGTAGACATAGAAAAGTCGCTGGGGCAAGACCCATGGTATACCATGGAGGTCAGTAAGAACGACATATGAACGTGCAGCATACGAGTGGCGTTAATGTAGTGATCAGATGAAACATTCCTAATGCTATCACTCTTTCCCTTGTTTAAGCGCCTGATACCGGCCAAAATGTCGTGAACATCGAAATGGTGAGGTTTCACACATTCACCTCTGCCACATCTACGGTAGATATCCTTTCTTATATCACCTTGCAACACTGCAAGGTCTTCATCACGATATGACACAGAGTTATAGAGGGTACGGAATTTCTCAACAAACAGCTCCCCGATCTCGGCTTTACCTGATCTACCGTCCATAGTCATTGATACCGGCCTAGCTTTTCCCCGCACTCGCTTAACCTCACTTCAGAAATCATTCGTCTTGTTCCTAAGGGCATTAGCGAGTTTATCTGCTGACACCCGTTCCCTGTCCTTCTTCACATGTTTCACCGCAAGATGGTATTCAGCACGTGTGCGTCGCCTTATCTCTGCAATAACACCCATTCTCGGTCGACCGTTATCCTTCCAGATTTTGTGCCATAATAGTGCCCTTTCCTTGGGTGCACGAACCTGGTCATTCCAGCCCGCTATCCCCTCAGGT is from Lineus longissimus chromosome 18, tnLinLong1.2, whole genome shotgun sequence and encodes:
- the LOC135502607 gene encoding uncharacterized protein LOC135502607; the protein is MERLKELTQLGKEMGLTAKDLKAFVTEQQNAEREERVSEREKEREEREAERREKEREQKDREREEDRKERELEHQRRLELLQEQQKLAVSTAKTTTSTTKVTPKTPRLPTFDETKDDMDAYLHRFERYAEAQSWDKDQWGVNLGALLKGKALEVYSRLSSTEAMDFQKLKEALLVRFDLTVDGFQKRFRSAKPDAGETFGQFTTRLRNYLDRWQELAKASATFEGIVDLFMREQFLRVCAPELKLFLRERVPNSVKGMAILADQYREARGGNILNILYRPRATVGPDPRQPEQVKQVSVRNTPTANSAGNRSDSSFGQKQGSFYKDTRKCNYCGKIGHIARFCHTRLAAASMRAEGQPTEMDSSGGEASDHEVSYCMGVTPTTGSVLNSVTGGNPTLISTNCSSSITHTGGGLNSMPVHSGKIDGHPAVLRVLRDTGCSGVVIRKDLVDPARYLGTTQRCTLIDGSTLTVPMAAVAVDTPFYKGKVEAMCMEKPLYDIIIGNIEGAREPGDPDLDWTVAAVLTRAQKKREKMDLKPLRVPKIVGDLEDKEIFRIEQATDPSLTKFHQYAKDGTQKRNKYGAVTSYRYKKSLLYRKFVSPRVDNGKEYLQLLLPVKFRVKVMYLAHDSLMAGHLGRRKTYHRVLDEFYWPGIQSEVTRYCRSCDLCQRFIPKGRVLKVPLGKMPLMGSPFERVALDLIGPLFPPTDRGNRYILTFMDYATRYPEAIALPKIETERVAEALVDIYSRLGVAEEILTDLGSQFIADLMKEVSRLLSFQRTTTTPYHPQCNGLVEKFNGTLKQMLKKMCAERPKDWDRYINPLLFAYREVPQDSTGFSPFELLYGRSVRGPLSILRQLWSQEDLDQEVKTTYQYVFDLRNRLEETLKLAQDNLKGAAKKQKQYFDKRTRVRQMSEGDEALVLLPINANKLLMQWRGPYKVVKKINAMDYRLMMDGKERTFHINMLKQYIPRARDQVAVVVEDGEEQCAVVLESVEAEPPEVETQLPRLEDQVVDKVGETMEDVHICGDLRPEQIEEVKEILCSYQDVLTDSPGRTTVLSHDVRLTTSDPVRVRPYPIPFSMVEVVKHAIENMLDMGVIEPCDSPYSSPVVIVKKKDGSNRFCIDFRRINQITVFDPEPMADVESIFAKLAGCKYISKFDLSKGYWQVPLTEQAKEVSSFSVPFGHFRFKVMPFGMVNAPATFNRLMRVVLKGAESADNFMDDVMLGTIPWSEHLRAIVDLLTRLRDAGLTARPSKIYIGYSSLDCLGHVVGNDSLAPMLDKLEAIEQAPVPTTKKQVRSFLGLSGFYRKFIPHYSELASPLTDLTKKGQPNKVGWSEVQETAFRKLKRALCSKPILRLPALNEMFILRTDASDKGLGAVLLQVVDGVKLPIAYASKKLLPREQNYATVELECLAVVWGVHKFHRYLYGVEFILETDHQPLTFLKRNKASNSRLMRWALLLQPYRFNVRAIRGVDNVGADYLSRT